The sequence GTTGCGAACCAGCGTAATATAATCCCAGGGTACGGGATCTCGTCCATCTCTTACGGCGGAGAAATCCCATCCTTGAATTTTACCAACAGACGCTGCGATTTGTTTTAGCTCTTTAAGCGTCATTACGTTGCTCATCTTTGATCAGTGGGTTCGGTTTGTTATTCAAATATGGGCAAGGTTGGAATGGATTGCAAGTCCAGATGGGAAAGATGATATTCTGTAGTTCGGTGCTGGTTGACTTTGGTAAAATGGGGTTGTATTTTCGGTTGCCAGATGTTTGGATCAATGTATGGGAGAGAATATGAAGATTACGGATGTTAAATATCATCGTTTGCGCTATCCCGTGACCGAGAAGTTCGGAAATTCTTTTACGTGGATTACGGAGCGGTCGTCTATCCTATTGGAGATTTCTACCGATGCGGGCATTACGGGATGGGGACAGGGGGCGGGGTCGCTGGGTGAGTCGGATATTCAGCGGCATGTGATCGGGAGGGATCCGTTCGATTGCGAAGTGATCTGGGACGCGCTGAACAATTCGGGGAGTCTGAGGAATGTGGGCGCGACCAGTGGCGTGGATATTGCGTTGTGGGATATTATGGGTAAGGCACTTGATGTGCCGGTTTATCGCCTTCTGGGGGGTGCATTTCGGGATCGTATCCCGTGCTATGCCAGCGGGTTGTTCAGGAAGGACAGGCCGGATAATACACAGGTGTTGATGGATGAGGCCAGGGGATATGTGGATCAGGGTTTTCCCGCGATGAAGATGAAGGTTGGATTGGGAAAGGCGTACGATGAGCAGAATGTGGCTGCTGTGCGGAAGGCGATTGGCGATGATATTCTTTTGTGTGTGGATGCAAATTTGGCTTATGATGTGGGTACGGCGATTGATGTGGGGCGCAGGATGGAGGCGTACGATCTGTTCTGGTTTGAAGAACCGATTTCGAGGGATGATGTGGCCGGGTATGTGGAAATTAAAAGGGCGCTCGGGATGCGGATTGCGGGATGCGAGGGTTTGCAGGGTCGCTGGGCATTTCGGGAGTTTATCCAGCGGCGGGCGGTGGATATCGTGCAGCCGGATATTGCGATTGTCGGCGGGTTTACAGAGGCGAGAAAGGTTGTGGCGATGGCCAGTGCCAATTATATTCCGGTTATGCCGCATATGTGGGGGGCAGTCGTTGGTCTTGCCGCTACCCTGCACTGGCAGGCGTCGATGCCAGATGCGTCCGGTTCTGTGAATCCAGTTCCTTCTTTTTTTGAATGCGATATGACGGAAAATGGGCTTCGAACAGGGTTGTCCAAAGAGCCTATTTTGCCTGTGGATGGTTTTCTCGCGGTTCCCCAGGGTCCCGGGCTGGGGATTGAGATTGACCGGGATGTTCTTGAAAAATATTCGGTTTGACGCGACGTCTTTTTCTAAGGAGCGATGCGATGGACGAGATACTGAGATGTTTTGATGAGAACGGGTATGCCGTGGTGGAGGGGGCGCTTTCACCCGAGGAGGTGGCGGCGATTAACGACGGGATTGACGCCGATGTGGCCGCGAACCCGAAGGAATGGGAGCCTGGACCACGTCCGGGGCACGTAGCAGTGGGCTGCAGGGCGCCGGAGTTGATGCACAGGACAGAGGCGCTGGATGGCCTGGTTCACCATCCGTCGGTTGCGCCGCTGGTGCATCGCATTCTCGGAGCGGGTGTTCAGTTTAGCAGTCTGAGTTTTTTGCGGCGCGAGGTGTGTGCCGCCGATCCGCCAGAGGATATTGACGGCGGCGATCCGCTCTGTCTCTCGCGGCAGTGGCACCGGGAATACAACGGTATTGTGGAGGGTGCGGATAGGAATGCGTTTTTTGCTCCGGCGATACAGGTGATTTACTATCTGGACGATGTGGATGCCGAGTCCCACTGTACGAGTCTTATTCCAGAGAGTGCCGAGACCAAGCGTCAATTGCCCAAGACGCGGGAGGGGAAATCCGGATGGGGTGAGGGTGTTTTGCGGATTGACGATGGTGAGACGGCGTATGTGGATCCGGATAAGCCGATCTGGACGGATTCTTTTGGTCGCACAAATCCCCGACGGATTGGTCGGGTCGATGTCCACGCGCCAGCGGGGTCTGCTGTGATGTTCAATATTGCCAGTTATCACTGTGGGACTGTTCGGCAGACGCAGCGGATTCGGCGCACGGCGCATTTGATGTATCGGCAGCCAGATCCGATCTTCTCGCGGCACGCACTGGGTCCCGATTGGGAGAGTGTGGCGGCGTTTAGAGCCGCACTACCAAAGCGATCAGCGATTGGATAGGGTGTGGGAATTACTGTGAAGCCCCGGAGATAATGCACTTCGGGGCTTTTGCGATGGTATAGAGGACCCAGAGAATGAAACAACCCAATGTTGTGTTTATCGACTGTCACGATTTGGGCGATTGGCTCGGTTGTTATGACCGGCCCGATGTATCGACGCCAAATCTGGATCGGTTGGCTTCGCAGGGTGCCCGGTTTTCGCAATTTATCGCGACGGCACCTATTTGTATTCCCAGTCGCGTTGGCTTGTATTGCAGCCAGATGCCGCACATGATCGGTGTGTGGGGACAATTTCCCTATGCGGATGATGCCGTGTGTATGGCGCGTTATTTTCAGGATGCGGGCTATGAGACGGTGCTGAGCAACCGGTTGATGATTCCGAATGATCCATCCTGGGCGGGATTTGCGCGTGTGCTGGCGGGGAAGGCTGGTGTGGAAATGCTAGCTGAGCGTTTTTTGCGAGAAGAGGCACCGTCTATTGAGCGTCCCTTTTTTTTGCAGGTCTCTTTCTCGGAGGTGCATAGACCTTTTGGTCTGGATTACGATCCAGATCTTGCGGAGAGGATGATTGTGCCTCCGGATCTGCCCGATTGTTCGGAGGTGCGCAAAGATCTCGCCGCGTTGTGTCGGCAGATTGGGGCGTTGGATAAAAAAGTGGGGCGGATTTTGAATGCACTTGATGATCGTGGGCTGGCCGATGAGACCGTTGTGGTGTTTACTACCGAACACGGTGTGGCGACTGCGCGGGCAAAACACACACTTTACGATGCGGGTATCCGAACGACTTTGCTTATGAGGTACCCTCCCGAGATTGCTCCTGGTGCTGTGCATGGTGATTTGATTAGCAATCTGGATCTGCTGCCGACGTTGATGGATTTGTGCGGCCTGGAGAAACCGGGTGGTATTCTGGGTCGGAGTTTTCAGGGGTTGTTTTCCGGTGCGGGTTGGGCTGGCCGGTCTGTGGTGTTTAGCGAGCAAACCTGGGGGCGGCGTGCTGGGAACTGGTATTACACACCGATGCGGTGTGTTCGGTCGGATCAGTTCAAGCTGATTCGCAACTTTGCGCGGGTGCCGAATTATGTCGATAATGGGTGGGTGAATCGTTTTCAGAATAGACGAGAGGTTGTTCAGGCGCTTTTTTCAAGACCGGCACCGGCACGGGAGCTTTACAGTTTGGCAGACGATCCGTATGAGTTGAACAATGTTGCAGATGATCCGCGTTTTTCAAAGGTTCGCGATGATCTGGAGGGGCAATTAATCGCGTTTCTCGAGGAGACAGAGGATCCCATTTTGATGGGAGTTGTGCCGAATAGAGAAGGTCATCCCGATGTTCCGCAGTGGATTAAACAGTCAGATGGCTCGTTTCTGCTGGAGGCGGATCGGGAGATTTATCACTCAGAGCAGCCTTTTGATTAAAGGAGTTGTGACATGAATCTGGAATCCTACTGCGCAGGAGAGCCACTTGAGGTTGGTACGGAAACCGTATTGCTGATCGATAATGCCACGGTGGAAGACCGCTGGGGGGTAAGTCGTGTGCTGAATGTGCCGATTAAGGATCCGCACAACCCCGTGCTCATGCCCGACAGGCCGTGGGAAGATTCGGTGGGTCAGCAAAATGTGATTTACGACGATGAAGCTGGCGTGTTCCGCATGTGGTATGCCGGGACCGATTGGAACGCGTGGATGCACCAGTTCCGCTTCAAAGACTGGCAGGCAGAGCGGCACGGGTATCCCTATTTTGTCTGCTATGCCGAGAGCCCGGACGGGGTACACTGGGACAAGCCGATGCTGGAGGGCAAGCCGTACGGACAATATGAGAGGACCAATGTGGTGGTTACGGGACAGCAAAAGGCCCAGGGGGTGCGCGTGATGTGGAACCCCCTCGGTGGCGCGCAGCAGAGCCGTTTTCTGATGACTTACAAGGACAATCTGGCCGAGGGCTATGGGTGTCTGTGTCTGGCTTATTCGGATGATGGGATTCACTGGCGGGAGGATCCGTCGAACCCGGCTTTCATCGGTCTGCGGGATACATGGCAAAACATGGTGTTCGACCCTGTTCGGGAGCGCTGGCTGATGTTCGGGCGGCCCGTGTGTACCGCTGGTGTTGGGGATGTGCCGGGTGGACCGACGGAGCACAACTTCAAGCGCCGGACAGCGGTGATGGTTGGGGAGACGCCGTATGATTTTGGCCAGCCCCGGGTGGTGATGTGGCCTGAAGAAGTAGATGATCCGGATATCGACCACATGGTGGTTTCTCGGGTAGGCAGCCATTTCATCGGTTTTATCGGAAGTATGGGGCCTCCGCCGCACATGGCATTCCATCTGCATCTGGCGTTTAGCAGCGATGGCCTGCACTGGAATATGCTGCCCGACCGGCCTGTATATCTTCCCCATGGCGGATCCGACGCTTTCGACTCGGGTTCTACCTCGGGGGCCGGAGGCATTGTGAGCATGGGAAATACGGATTTTATCTACTATCGCGGATCCCGCCACGGCCAGGCACAGGGCAACAGGAACAATGTCTCGGGCATCGGCCGGGCGCAATTCCTCCAGGATCGATTCGTCGCGCAGATGGGTGCGCACACGGGTGGCTTTCTGCTCACTCGCGAAATGGTTGTTGCCGCACCGGAACTGATCGTCAATACGACTGTGGCCGACGGTTATAACAGCGATCCGACCACGGCGATTGTTCCGCCCGAATTCGCTGTTGAAGTGCTGCGTTTCGGTGAGAGCGGTGCCCCGAGTCCCGTGCCCGGGTTCACCCTTGCCGATTGCACCACACAGGCTGTTGACCTTGTCGAGCACAAAGTGACGTGGAAAAACAAGCAGGATATGGCAGAACTCATGGGCATGCCTGTGTTCCTCCGCTTCTACCTCAAGAATGTGGGTCTCTATTCGCTGCGGTTTCGCGATGGAGGATCTGGATAAACCGCTCGCGCTTTACTGGGGGTCATATGCGCATACAAAACTACTGGCGGTACCCGGGGTGTGGGCCGCATGCGGCGGCGTATCTCGGAGACGGTTTGGTGGCCGCACCGTCAAAATACGGCAATCGCGTCACGTTCTGGAATGTGAGTGACATCGAACGCCCTGAACTGGTTGCGGACTTGCCGGACCGCCCCGATTGCCAGTCAGTCGCCTTTTGCAACGGATATCTGATGGTGGGCAGTGATCGCGGGATCGAAAGCATGCGCTTCTCGAAGGCGGATCTCGTCCCCATCGACTGCAGCGCATTTGCTCCGGAAGTCAACGATTTTGAAGTGGCTGCCGACACGGTGCTCGCCGTCAGCAAGCGAAACGTCATCAAAGTTGTACGCGTTGAGGACGATGGCCAGTTGACTGAAATCGGCGTGCGCGAAGATGTGCTCCCCCGCTGCCATGGGGCAAGCCATGAAGGATCCCTGGTTGGCGTGACGGGATTCAGAGGCGATGGCAGGGTAGAGACCCCTCTCGGCCTTTTTCCGGACGCTGTGGATGAGGATGGACGATTCACCGATCCATGCGGCTGGACGCTTGCCAACGGAGGTGAGCCTTCGAGGTGGTATATGAACATTTCGAACCGCATTATCCTGTACCGGAAGCGCGCCTATGTAGCAACTGGTATTTCAAGGATCCAGGATCCCAGGAGGGAATGGTTGCTGGATCCATCGGTCACAGTTCTCAATGTGGAGCATCCTGATGCCCCGGAGTTCCTGGGCAATTACCCCTGTACTGGTTCCGCGACCTGTACGGGGCTTTATCTCGACCGGGACCGTGAGTGCTTGATCGTCGGATCCGGGAATATTGTGCGCCGCTTTGACATCGATGGCGACCTTTTGCACGAAACCGATAGGCTTGCGTTTCCCTACGGAGATTTTGGCGACGGATATCCCAGGGCCCCGACGATCCACGATGTGTGCAAGACCGATTTGATCTGTGACGGTCTGCCCGTTTTTTTCGCCGGTGCTCAGGCGACCGACGATCTATACCTCTTCACGGTTTGAGTGGAATGGGTATTCTCGAATCTGAAAGCGGAGAAGGGTTTTTTGATCGAAACACAGGCGTCCGAAGGGGAAGAGGTCGCTTCTATTGTGAACTGGCTTGCGGGGATCGCGTGATCCGGTGGCTATTTTTTATGGGAGGCCCGTATGAGGCAGCTTGAAAATGGTTTGAGTGAACGGACGCTGGCTTTTGAGCCTGGCTCTGAGGTGCATGGTGAGGTGGTGTGTCGCACGTTTCAGCCGTCGTATGTCGTTACGCGCGCTGGCGTGTTGATTGCCTTTTGTCAGGGCAGGTTGCGCGGCGGCCGCGACGACGATCCGAAGGTGATCCTGACGAGCAGGAGTCGTGATTGGGGCGCGACGTGGTCGCCAGCGAGGGCTGTTTCGGGACGGATCACCCACTACGCGGTGTCTGCGTATCTTTCCGAACGAGATGGACGCGAGCGCGTGTCCGTTCTGTCTATGGTTGATTTGCGGGGTACGGAGAATATTTACGACAAGGATTACGGCGAGATGCGGGCGCAGTCCGGTATCGATATCGATGCCGTGGGGTGCGATACGCCTATGGTTCTTTGCCGGTTTGATTCGGATGACGATGGCGATACCTGGACTATGGAGACGTTGCTCGGGGACCGGTCGCCTCTGAATCACCGGTATTCCGATGGTACGCTGATTATGTTTAACGCGGTGGGTCAGGTCCACGCGATTTCTGAAGGTCCATATCGGGGGCGGTACGTTCTGGGGGGACCTGTTACTGTGGTGCCCGAGGGAGAGGCCGTTACGAATTATTTTCGCAACCATCCCCAGTCCGGTTCTGCCGTTATTTATAGCGATGATCAGGGTGAGACCTGGCGCGTGGATGGTTTTATTACGGATTATCTGGCTAATGAAGCTTCCGCTGTGTCGATTAACCGCGGTGAGGAATTGTTGCTCGTTCGTAGGCTGAATTCGCGCGGTATGCTTGAAGCCCACGTTCCATTCTCGGATGTGCGTCCCGGTCCTATGCAGCGCGTTGCCCATACTTCGACGGATTGCGGGAAGACGTGGTCCCGGCCTTTTCTCGTCGATATCAGCGGGGTGCTTTGCCACGGTACGCTTGCCCGAGGTGGGAGGCGTTTGCTCTTTTCTATTCCCAATGGTTCCGGCCTGCCCGAATCCGAGCGGCAGCACGCCACAGAGCGCCAGCGCGGTGCGATCTATTTTAGCGATGACGAAGGTCAGACATGGCGCCATAAGGTCATTGAGCCGGAGACTTTCTCGTACAGTACTGTTGGTCCTCTCAATGAATCCCAGTATATCACACTCTATGCCTGCAGTTCCATGGGGCAGGAGGGCGTCGGGTGTCGGGTGTTTGAGGATGCGTGGCTGGATGCTTAGAAGGATATAGGGGGTATGCGATGATTGGCGAGATTAGGCATTCTCGAATGAAAATCAACCCGCGAACCTGGCCCCTGTATAAACCTGACTCTCCATCATTCGTTCCAGGATCCTCAGCTTCAGAGAATTCTCCACGTCAGCCATATCGGCTCTTCCGGCCAGGTTATTCACCTCACTCGGGTCGTTCTTCACGTCAAACAGCAGGTAGGCCTCTCCTTCTTTGTTGAGTGCAATCTTCCAATCATGATTCAACAGCATGACATCTCCGCCATATTCTGAAATCGCCTCGCTCCGGTGTTCGATCGAGGGGTCTGCAAGCATCGGGCAGAGGGATTTCGCAAACTGGGGATACTCGATTTCCCCTCCCGCTAGTTCAGCTAGTGTCGGCCCCGCATCAAACCACTCCGTATGGCTTGCGCATGTCTTTCCAGCAGCCGAACGGCCGACGGTGTCAGGGGTCCGAATCACCAGGGGTACGCGAACGGCGCCATTCATAAAATTGCTTTTCGCCAGAATCCCACAATCACCGTTCATTTCGCCGTGATCAGAGACCAGAAGAATCACCGTATCGTCAAGCTCACCACGTGCTTCGATCGCCAATAGGATCTCTCCGATTTGGTCGTCAATCAGAGTCACGTTACCGGCGTAATCCGCTCGTAGTATCTTTTCTTCTCCAGGGTCGAATGTGGGCCTGTTGTCCAGGATATCATCCAGGGTCCCCCGAGGTCGCTTGCGCTCATCTCCGGGATAAGGAACCGGACTGGGCATGGCGTCGGGGTGGTACTTGCTCGCGTACGGTTCAGGTGTGTCATAAGGCATATGTGGTCCGCCAAAACTCACCCAGCAAAACCACGGCTCGGAGCGATCATAGCTTTCTATATAGCCTTTGGCCTGCTGGCCTACATATATATCGTAATAGTCCTCCAGCCCCACTGCCGAGGGCCGCACCAGGTACCGTTTGGTTCTGGAACGCTCAGCGAGGTCCGCTTTGTACTTTTTCCACAGACCCTTTTTTTCCCACATCGAAGTCATATGAGAAACGCAGTTTGCGCACGCCCGTGGGCCCCCAATTTCATTCACATCATCCAGCCCATAGGCGTGCAGCAGGTGCTCTCGACTGCGCAAGTCACCTGACGTAGGATGCAGGTGTGTCTTGCCGAACAGGCTGGTTCGATACCCACAGGACCTGACAACCTGGGTCCACGTTTTCGCGTCGGCCGACAGGGTATGGTTCTGATGATTCCACACACCCGTATTGTGAGGGTAGTGTCCCGTAGCCAGGCTCAGCCTTGCAGGTACACAGATAGGCGAATTCGTAACGCAATTAGAAAACCTCACGCCTTCATTTGCGATCCGATCCATATTCGGCGTTTCAACCCAGCCACCAGTGCAGCCCAGCGCATCTGCGCGCTGTTGATCCGTCATTAAGAGCAGAATATTCGGTTTCGCCATATGTGATTCTTCCGTTTGTGGGCAATAGAGTGTGAAGCGTTAGAACGCATCATAGGTAAATCAACCGTCGGTTTTGATAGAGAGATTTATTTTTAATCCAACAAGTACTACACATCCCACCTTGCTAATTCCATCCACCGCGTCATTGCTTTTTGCGCCTCATTAAACCGTTCGCGGATCTCTGGCGGAAGACATCTGTGGTATCCATTTGGCGGCTCGCGCATCATCACATTATAATGTGCATGTGTGTAGTTGAAATACAGATTGGATCGCACTGGCTCTGTGGTCTTGGGCAGTCCATTGTGGATGACGGTCTCGGAAAAGAGTAAGACATCGCCTGCCTTGCCCGTTACTGCGACGGCGCCTGGAAGATCCAATCCCTGATACGCCTGCCAGTTCAGA comes from Gemmatimonadota bacterium and encodes:
- a CDS encoding mandelate racemase/muconate lactonizing enzyme family protein: MKITDVKYHRLRYPVTEKFGNSFTWITERSSILLEISTDAGITGWGQGAGSLGESDIQRHVIGRDPFDCEVIWDALNNSGSLRNVGATSGVDIALWDIMGKALDVPVYRLLGGAFRDRIPCYASGLFRKDRPDNTQVLMDEARGYVDQGFPAMKMKVGLGKAYDEQNVAAVRKAIGDDILLCVDANLAYDVGTAIDVGRRMEAYDLFWFEEPISRDDVAGYVEIKRALGMRIAGCEGLQGRWAFREFIQRRAVDIVQPDIAIVGGFTEARKVVAMASANYIPVMPHMWGAVVGLAATLHWQASMPDASGSVNPVPSFFECDMTENGLRTGLSKEPILPVDGFLAVPQGPGLGIEIDRDVLEKYSV
- a CDS encoding phytanoyl-CoA dioxygenase family protein — encoded protein: MDEILRCFDENGYAVVEGALSPEEVAAINDGIDADVAANPKEWEPGPRPGHVAVGCRAPELMHRTEALDGLVHHPSVAPLVHRILGAGVQFSSLSFLRREVCAADPPEDIDGGDPLCLSRQWHREYNGIVEGADRNAFFAPAIQVIYYLDDVDAESHCTSLIPESAETKRQLPKTREGKSGWGEGVLRIDDGETAYVDPDKPIWTDSFGRTNPRRIGRVDVHAPAGSAVMFNIASYHCGTVRQTQRIRRTAHLMYRQPDPIFSRHALGPDWESVAAFRAALPKRSAIG
- a CDS encoding sulfatase; its protein translation is MKQPNVVFIDCHDLGDWLGCYDRPDVSTPNLDRLASQGARFSQFIATAPICIPSRVGLYCSQMPHMIGVWGQFPYADDAVCMARYFQDAGYETVLSNRLMIPNDPSWAGFARVLAGKAGVEMLAERFLREEAPSIERPFFLQVSFSEVHRPFGLDYDPDLAERMIVPPDLPDCSEVRKDLAALCRQIGALDKKVGRILNALDDRGLADETVVVFTTEHGVATARAKHTLYDAGIRTTLLMRYPPEIAPGAVHGDLISNLDLLPTLMDLCGLEKPGGILGRSFQGLFSGAGWAGRSVVFSEQTWGRRAGNWYYTPMRCVRSDQFKLIRNFARVPNYVDNGWVNRFQNRREVVQALFSRPAPARELYSLADDPYELNNVADDPRFSKVRDDLEGQLIAFLEETEDPILMGVVPNREGHPDVPQWIKQSDGSFLLEADREIYHSEQPFD
- a CDS encoding sialidase family protein; translated protein: MRQLENGLSERTLAFEPGSEVHGEVVCRTFQPSYVVTRAGVLIAFCQGRLRGGRDDDPKVILTSRSRDWGATWSPARAVSGRITHYAVSAYLSERDGRERVSVLSMVDLRGTENIYDKDYGEMRAQSGIDIDAVGCDTPMVLCRFDSDDDGDTWTMETLLGDRSPLNHRYSDGTLIMFNAVGQVHAISEGPYRGRYVLGGPVTVVPEGEAVTNYFRNHPQSGSAVIYSDDQGETWRVDGFITDYLANEASAVSINRGEELLLVRRLNSRGMLEAHVPFSDVRPGPMQRVAHTSTDCGKTWSRPFLVDISGVLCHGTLARGGRRLLFSIPNGSGLPESERQHATERQRGAIYFSDDEGQTWRHKVIEPETFSYSTVGPLNESQYITLYACSSMGQEGVGCRVFEDAWLDA
- a CDS encoding sulfatase-like hydrolase/transferase, whose amino-acid sequence is MAKPNILLLMTDQQRADALGCTGGWVETPNMDRIANEGVRFSNCVTNSPICVPARLSLATGHYPHNTGVWNHQNHTLSADAKTWTQVVRSCGYRTSLFGKTHLHPTSGDLRSREHLLHAYGLDDVNEIGGPRACANCVSHMTSMWEKKGLWKKYKADLAERSRTKRYLVRPSAVGLEDYYDIYVGQQAKGYIESYDRSEPWFCWVSFGGPHMPYDTPEPYASKYHPDAMPSPVPYPGDERKRPRGTLDDILDNRPTFDPGEEKILRADYAGNVTLIDDQIGEILLAIEARGELDDTVILLVSDHGEMNGDCGILAKSNFMNGAVRVPLVIRTPDTVGRSAAGKTCASHTEWFDAGPTLAELAGGEIEYPQFAKSLCPMLADPSIEHRSEAISEYGGDVMLLNHDWKIALNKEGEAYLLFDVKNDPSEVNNLAGRADMADVENSLKLRILERMMESQVYTGARFAG